Proteins encoded within one genomic window of Bombus terrestris chromosome 11, iyBomTerr1.2, whole genome shotgun sequence:
- the LOC100645767 gene encoding N-sulphoglucosamine sulphohydrolase, protein MLRRSCSNKLYCFVFLILLELYKINANIAPHKNAVLLLADDGGFEMRSYLNNICQTPNLDNLAKESLLFNNAYSSVSSCSPSRSSLLTGLPSHQNGMYGLHHGIHHFNSFETVQSLPKILKKNNIKTGIIGKKHVGPGSVYPFDFSHTEENNSILQVGRNITKIKLLVREFLSQNKTKPFFLYIAFHDPHRCGHTHPEYGNFCEKFGNGDTGMGTIPDWYPIYYQWEQVKVPYFVQNTEAARRDISAQYTTISRLDQGVGLVLKELENAGFKNNTLVIYTSDNGIPFPNGRTNLYEPGLAEPMMIRSPIPNHRRNSVTHSLTSLLDIVPTLLDWFNIPYTDQSSFDTNEAPHLTGKSLLPLLIEEPIENDTAVFASQTHHEVTMYYPMRAIRTKRYKLIHNINYKMPFPIDQDFYVSPTFQDLLNRTRNKQLLPWYKTLENYYERPEWELYDLKYDPEEKNNIASKSSAKKIFFDLQQRLLKWQKTTKDPWLCAPRGVLIGTKEPQCMPLENLI, encoded by the exons ATGTTAAGAAGGAGTTGCTCGAATAAATTATACTGCTTTGTCTTCCTTATCTTATTAGaattatataagataaatgCAAACATCGCGCCGCATAAAAATGCCGTCTTGCTTTTGG CTGACGATGGGGGATTTGAAATGCGATCctatttaaacaatatttgcCAAACACCTAATCTAGATAACTTGGCAAAAGAGAGTTTACTGTTTAATAATGCATATTCTTCAGTCAGCAGTTGTTCTCCTAG TCGTTCCTCCTTACTCACTGGTTTACCGAGTCATCAAAATGGGATGTATGGTCTCCATCATGGAATTCATCACTTTAATTCATTTGAAACTGTCCAAAGTTtgccaaaaatattaaaaaaaaacaatataaaaacag gtATCATAGGTAAAAAGCATGTAGGCCCAGGTAGTGTGTATCCATTTGATTTTTCCCAtacagaagaaaataattctatACTTCAAGTTGGTCGAAACATTACCAAAATTAAACTTTTAGTCAGAGAATTTCTATCTCAGAATAAGACAAA gcctttctttttatatattgcaTTTCACGATCCTCATAGATGTGGTCATACACATCCAGAATATGGGaatttttgtgaaaaatttgGCAATGGAGACACTGGTATGGGTACTATCCCTGACTGGTATCCAATATACTATCAATGGGAACAAGTGAAAGTACCATATTTTGTTCAAAATACAGAAGCCGCTAGACGCGATATCTCTGCTCAATATACAACCATTTCTCGCTTAGATCAag gtGTAGGATTAGTTTTAAAAGAACTAGAGAATGCtggttttaaaaataatacattagTGATTTACACTTCTGATAATGGTATACCATTTCCAAACGGTAGAACAAATTTATATGAACCAG GATTGGCAGAACCTATGATGATTAGGTCACCAATTCCTAACCATAGGAGAAATAGCGTAACACACAGTTTAACATCTTTATTGGATATTGTACCAACATTATTAGACTGGTTTAACATACCATATACAGATCAATCTTCATTTGATACAAATGAAGCTCCTCATTTGACTGGAAAATCACTCCTTCCACTTCTTATTGAAG AACCCATAGAAAATGACACAGCTGTTTTTGCCAGTCAAACACATCATGAAGTTACTATGTATTATCCCATGCGTGCTATTAGAACTAAAAGATATAAGCTTATACATAACATTAACTATAAAATGCCATTCCCTATTGATCAAGATTTTTACGTCTCACCAACCTTTCAG gATCTTTTGAATAGAACCAGGAATAAACAATTACTTCCATGGTACAAGACATTAGAAAATTACTATGAAAGGCCAGAATGGGAATTGTATGATTTAAAATACGAtccagaagaaaaaaataatattgccTCTAAATCATCtgcaaaa aaaatattctttgatttacaacaaagattattaaaatGGCAGAAAACAACCAAAGATCCTTGGCTTTGTGCACCTAGAGGAGTTCTTATTGGAACTAAAGAACCACAATGTATGCCACTTGAAAATCTTATTTAA